A window from Mycobacterium saskatchewanense encodes these proteins:
- a CDS encoding S1 family peptidase: MAKPWWRGVGVVVATALTATVSANTALAAAPPSPGIQVDAESSRCTSGFAAQGNDGSYYLMTSGHCDAHDGSEWTYGDDLPLGKISASEKDGDKRDAAIIRLAPSAGAPVGDVGGQPVRDVLSGSQLRVGMPFCKVGAITGETCGAITDIEGGVVEASVFSLNGDSGSPGYVKNPDGTVSAVGILMSSPDGDDNTTYFTLVHPLLSKWGLRVLP, encoded by the coding sequence GTGGCCAAACCGTGGTGGCGCGGCGTGGGCGTGGTTGTTGCCACGGCGTTGACCGCGACGGTATCCGCCAACACGGCGCTGGCGGCGGCGCCGCCGTCGCCGGGCATCCAGGTGGATGCCGAAAGCAGCAGGTGCACATCAGGATTCGCGGCCCAGGGCAACGACGGCAGTTACTACCTGATGACCAGTGGGCACTGTGACGCGCACGACGGTTCCGAGTGGACCTACGGCGACGACCTGCCGCTCGGGAAGATCAGCGCCAGCGAGAAGGACGGCGACAAGCGGGACGCGGCCATCATCCGGCTCGCCCCGAGTGCGGGTGCGCCCGTGGGCGATGTGGGTGGCCAGCCGGTTCGCGACGTCTTGAGTGGCTCCCAACTTCGTGTGGGTATGCCGTTCTGCAAGGTGGGTGCGATCACCGGCGAGACGTGCGGTGCGATCACGGACATCGAGGGTGGCGTGGTCGAAGCGAGCGTCTTCAGCCTCAACGGTGACAGCGGCAGCCCCGGCTACGTGAAGAATCCCGACGGCACCGTCAGCGCCGTCGGCATCCTGATGTCTTCGCCGGACGGTGACGACAACACGACCTATTTCACGCTCGTCCATCCGCTGCTCAGCAAGTGGGGCCTGCGCGTGCTTCCGTGA
- a CDS encoding MAP_0585 family protein, translating into MKRVVSAAAVAIGVSVSAMTLDPGLANAFPMDPPPPCPNCHGGGGGGGGGGPAGGPGGAPQAPQTHEAPSTQSQAPSTQSQAPSTQTHEAPSTQSQAPSTQTHEAPSTQSHAPSTESQAPGTQSTQPSWTRGNQPSTETTQPGERSTPPSAQTTQPAQSSNNSPSSREVRPALNPPSTQPPHPAYVPRENLVTASAQIGGPGQLGDASVQFSIVGRGAPPPPRPRGFGWNDGPAPGHPPPHWVGPPPQGGWDGPPPPGGWNRPWAGPPRDVVLARADYGPFNYDTFTVLPVFNWQYGGWGYWFFGVWVPLY; encoded by the coding sequence ATGAAACGTGTCGTCAGCGCAGCGGCCGTCGCGATCGGTGTCAGCGTCTCGGCGATGACCCTGGACCCCGGCCTCGCCAATGCGTTTCCGATGGACCCGCCGCCCCCGTGCCCGAACTGCCACGGCGGCGGAGGCGGAGGAGGCGGCGGCGGGCCTGCTGGTGGACCCGGTGGCGCGCCGCAGGCTCCGCAGACCCACGAAGCGCCCAGCACGCAGAGCCAGGCGCCGAGCACCCAGAGTCAGGCGCCGAGCACGCAGACCCATGAAGCGCCCAGCACGCAGAGTCAGGCGCCGAGCACGCAGACCCATGAAGCGCCCAGCACGCAGAGCCACGCGCCCAGCACGGAGAGCCAGGCGCCGGGCACGCAGAGCACTCAGCCGTCGTGGACGCGCGGCAACCAGCCGAGCACCGAGACCACGCAGCCCGGCGAGCGGAGCACCCCGCCGAGTGCGCAAACCACGCAGCCAGCGCAGAGTTCGAACAACTCGCCGTCCAGCCGAGAGGTACGCCCGGCCCTCAACCCGCCCAGCACGCAGCCGCCGCACCCGGCCTATGTGCCGCGGGAGAACCTGGTGACGGCCAGCGCGCAGATCGGCGGCCCGGGTCAGCTGGGGGACGCGTCGGTCCAGTTCAGCATCGTGGGCCGCGGCGCGCCGCCGCCGCCGCGACCGCGGGGCTTCGGCTGGAACGACGGGCCGGCCCCCGGTCACCCGCCGCCACACTGGGTTGGGCCTCCGCCGCAGGGCGGGTGGGACGGCCCGCCGCCTCCCGGTGGGTGGAACCGCCCGTGGGCGGGTCCGCCGCGTGACGTGGTCCTCGCTCGTGCCGACTACGGCCCCTTCAACTACGACACCTTCACCGTGCTCCCGGTCTTCAACTGGCAGTACGGTGGCTGGGGTTACTGGTTCTTCGGGGTGTGGGTCCCGCTTTACTGA
- a CDS encoding lipoprotein LpqH, translating into MKRGIVVGVAGVAVVAAACVGCSSNKSNNGASSSAPQATGPQLIVDGQNQNISGQVTCNTANGNTTIGIGDATAGLGAVISNDNPPIVHSVGLGSVNGVTLGFSDAAPNQGSNAGAAVNGKAYAIKGTATGVDMSNPNQPQTVTKSFELDVTCP; encoded by the coding sequence GTGAAGCGTGGGATCGTGGTCGGCGTGGCGGGCGTGGCGGTGGTGGCCGCCGCCTGCGTCGGCTGTTCCAGCAACAAGTCGAACAACGGCGCGTCCAGCTCAGCGCCGCAAGCGACCGGCCCCCAGCTGATCGTCGACGGCCAGAATCAGAACATCAGCGGCCAGGTGACCTGCAACACGGCAAACGGCAACACCACTATCGGCATCGGGGACGCGACGGCCGGGCTCGGTGCGGTGATCAGCAACGACAATCCGCCGATCGTGCATTCGGTCGGGTTGGGCAGCGTCAACGGCGTGACGCTCGGTTTCTCCGACGCCGCGCCTAATCAGGGCAGCAACGCGGGTGCAGCTGTCAACGGCAAGGCATACGCGATCAAGGGCACCGCGACGGGTGTCGATATGAGTAACCCCAATCAGCCGCAGACCGTGACGAAGTCATTCGAGCTGGACGTGACCTGCCCGTAG